Proteins from a genomic interval of bacterium:
- the purS gene encoding phosphoribosylformylglycinamidine synthase subunit PurS — MTAGASAATPSARPSRPAAPGGETAARLRTVRVTVQLKPGVLDAQGQAIKKGLDALGYAGVAALRAGRYYEIEMPDAPDLEARIRAMCEGLLANPLIEDFRYDVE; from the coding sequence ATGACGGCCGGCGCATCGGCGGCGACCCCGTCCGCGCGGCCGTCCCGCCCCGCGGCGCCGGGGGGCGAAACCGCGGCGCGGCTCCGGACCGTCCGCGTGACGGTGCAGTTGAAGCCGGGCGTGCTCGACGCGCAAGGCCAGGCGATCAAGAAAGGTCTGGACGCGCTCGGCTACGCCGGGGTCGCGGCGCTGCGCGCGGGCCGCTACTACGAGATCGAGATGCCGGACGCGCCGGATCTGGAGGCGCGCATCCGGGCGATGTGCGAAGGCCTCTTGGCGAATCCGCTGATCGAAGATTTCCGGTACGACGTCGAGTGA
- a CDS encoding phosphoribosylaminoimidazolesuccinocarboxamide synthase, with amino-acid sequence MDSTARGGVRPAAVTETNLDLPLVGRGKVRDIYEAGPRLLIVATDRLSAFDCVLPTGIPDRGRVLTGLSAFWFERLRGVVPNHYITMDPEAFPPAARSQREILAGRAMLVERCRRIDFECVVRGYLAGSAWKEYRETGRACGFALPAGLTQGSRLPQPIFTPATKNDQGHDENITGAEMATRLGPLLAGRLEAASIALYREAAAVAEAAGFILVDTKFEFGLRGEEIVLIDEAVTPDSSRFWDARTYAVSGSTESYDKQVVRDYLESTGWNKQPPAPALPDEVVDAARGRYLDVYRRITGRALEERR; translated from the coding sequence ATGGATAGCACGGCACGCGGCGGGGTCCGGCCGGCGGCAGTGACGGAGACGAATCTCGATCTCCCCCTCGTCGGCCGCGGCAAGGTGCGCGACATCTACGAGGCGGGGCCGCGCCTCTTGATCGTGGCAACGGACCGTCTGTCGGCGTTCGACTGCGTGCTGCCGACCGGAATCCCGGACCGCGGCCGCGTGCTCACCGGTCTCTCGGCCTTCTGGTTCGAGCGGCTCCGCGGGGTCGTCCCCAACCACTACATCACGATGGATCCGGAGGCGTTCCCGCCCGCGGCGCGCTCACAGCGCGAGATTCTGGCCGGGCGCGCGATGCTGGTGGAGCGCTGCCGGCGGATCGACTTCGAGTGCGTCGTCCGCGGCTACCTCGCCGGCTCGGCGTGGAAGGAGTACCGCGAGACGGGACGCGCGTGCGGGTTCGCGCTGCCGGCGGGCCTCACGCAGGGCAGCCGGCTGCCCCAGCCGATCTTCACCCCGGCGACCAAGAACGACCAGGGCCACGACGAGAACATTACGGGCGCCGAGATGGCGACCCGGCTCGGTCCCTTGCTCGCGGGGCGGCTCGAGGCGGCAAGCATCGCGCTGTACCGCGAAGCCGCGGCCGTCGCGGAGGCGGCGGGCTTCATTCTCGTCGATACCAAATTCGAGTTCGGCCTCCGTGGCGAGGAGATCGTGCTGATCGACGAGGCCGTCACGCCGGATTCGTCGCGGTTCTGGGACGCCCGCACGTACGCGGTCTCGGGATCGACCGAGAGCTACGACAAGCAGGTCGTGCGCGACTACCTGGAGAGCACGGGCTGGAACAAGCAGCCGCCGGCGCCGGCGCTCCCGGACGAGGTCGTCGACGCGGCGCGCGGCCGCTACCTCGACGTCTACCGGCGCATCACCGGCCGCGCGCTGGAGGAACGCCGATGA
- the purB gene encoding adenylosuccinate lyase — translation MIPRYTSPEMAALWSPETKFATWLEIELLAAEAQARLGEIPADVPARLRVRAHVPSVARIDEMEEKITRHDVVAFLRVVGETVGDDARYLHRGLGSSDVVDTALSALMVRAADLITGALARLHQALAVLARTHKRTVMAGRTHGIQAEPITFGLKVALWYTDIGRALDRIRRAREVIAVGKLSGEVGTFAHTPPSVEAYVCEHLGLRAAPISSQVLQRNRHAEYLAQLAVVAGTIEKIATEIRTLQRTEIREVEEPFRSGQTGSSAMPHKRNPVTCEQIAGLARVVRGGAVSAFEDIALWGERDITHSSVERVIVPDATTVVEYMTRKLTGVIEGLRVYPDHMRANMERTGGLVFSHRVLLALLGKGLGRDAAYKIVQTAAMQAWDGGGNFRDLIRASGALSDAELAACFDPAPALGHIDEIFVRAGLEPGPPGLSSPGDAGSAAPPLDRVEGGRRHG, via the coding sequence GTGATTCCGCGCTACACCTCGCCCGAGATGGCCGCGCTGTGGAGCCCGGAGACGAAGTTCGCGACGTGGCTCGAGATCGAATTGCTCGCCGCGGAGGCGCAGGCGCGGCTCGGGGAGATCCCGGCCGACGTGCCCGCGCGCCTGCGGGTCCGGGCCCACGTGCCGAGCGTCGCGCGGATCGACGAGATGGAGGAGAAGATCACCCGGCACGACGTGGTGGCATTTCTACGCGTGGTCGGCGAGACGGTCGGAGACGACGCGCGGTACCTGCACCGCGGGCTCGGGTCCTCGGACGTCGTCGATACGGCGCTCTCGGCGCTGATGGTCCGCGCCGCCGATCTGATTACGGGAGCCCTCGCGCGGCTGCATCAGGCGCTCGCCGTGCTGGCGCGCACCCACAAGCGCACCGTGATGGCCGGCCGGACCCACGGCATTCAGGCGGAGCCGATCACGTTCGGGCTCAAGGTCGCGCTGTGGTACACGGACATCGGCCGCGCGCTCGATCGGATCCGCCGGGCGCGCGAGGTGATCGCCGTCGGCAAGCTGTCCGGCGAGGTCGGGACGTTCGCGCACACCCCGCCGTCGGTGGAGGCGTACGTCTGCGAGCACCTGGGGCTGCGCGCCGCGCCGATCTCTTCGCAGGTGCTGCAGCGGAACCGCCACGCCGAGTACCTCGCGCAGTTGGCCGTCGTCGCCGGGACGATCGAGAAGATCGCGACGGAGATCCGCACACTGCAGCGCACCGAGATCCGCGAAGTCGAGGAGCCGTTCCGCTCGGGGCAGACCGGATCGTCGGCGATGCCGCACAAGCGCAATCCCGTGACCTGCGAACAGATCGCGGGGCTCGCGCGCGTCGTCCGGGGCGGCGCGGTGTCGGCGTTCGAGGACATCGCGCTCTGGGGCGAGCGTGACATCACGCACTCGTCCGTGGAGCGCGTGATCGTGCCGGACGCGACCACCGTCGTCGAGTACATGACGCGCAAGCTCACGGGGGTCATCGAGGGACTCCGGGTCTACCCCGACCACATGCGCGCGAACATGGAGCGTACGGGCGGGCTCGTTTTCTCCCACCGCGTGCTGCTCGCGCTGCTCGGCAAGGGGCTCGGCCGCGACGCGGCCTACAAGATCGTGCAGACCGCGGCGATGCAGGCCTGGGACGGCGGCGGCAACTTCCGCGATCTCATCCGCGCCTCGGGCGCGCTCTCGGACGCGGAGCTCGCGGCCTGCTTCGATCCGGCGCCGGCCCTCGGCCACATCGACGAGATTTTCGTCCGCGCGGGACTGGAGCCGGGACCGCCCGGCCTGTCCTCGCCGGGGGATGCGGGATCCGCGGCGCCACCACTCGATCGAGTCGAAGGAGGCAGGCGGCATGGATAG
- a CDS encoding adenylosuccinate synthase — protein MPVTAIVGAQWGDEGKGKVVDTLANHAEVVIRYNGGNNAGHTIQNQHGTFRLHLLPSGIFHPAAQCVIGPGVVVNADVLLSEIAEVERVGVATVGRLWLDERAHLVLPHHIVTDELEEAARGGRPHGTTKQGIWPVYSDKAARIGIRLGDLAEEAHLAEQLQFIAARKSALLRGVYGHEAIEPGTLIAACARWAARLKPYITNTHPLVQEALRANRVVLLEGQLGVMRDLDWGLYPFVTSSTTLPGGASAGAGIPPARITRVLGVAKAYTTAVGAGPMPTELADETGDRMRELGQEYGATTRRPRRCGWFDGVAARFAAEVAGFTHLAVMKLDIFDTFETVRLGVAYRLGDRTLHTVPHTALMAKAEPVYEDLPGWRCPTHGARRLTDLPVEARTFLRRIEEIVGVPIAMIGVGPERSDVIFGLEGFQ, from the coding sequence ATGCCGGTGACCGCGATCGTCGGCGCGCAGTGGGGCGACGAGGGCAAGGGCAAGGTCGTCGATACCCTCGCCAACCACGCCGAGGTGGTCATCCGCTACAACGGCGGCAACAACGCCGGCCACACGATCCAGAACCAGCACGGGACGTTCCGGCTGCACCTGCTGCCGTCCGGCATCTTTCATCCGGCCGCGCAGTGCGTGATCGGCCCCGGCGTCGTCGTGAACGCCGACGTGCTGCTCTCCGAGATCGCGGAGGTCGAGCGCGTGGGGGTCGCCACCGTCGGGCGGCTGTGGCTCGACGAGCGGGCGCACCTCGTGCTGCCGCACCACATCGTCACGGACGAGCTCGAGGAGGCGGCGCGAGGCGGCCGGCCGCACGGGACGACCAAGCAGGGGATCTGGCCGGTGTACAGCGACAAGGCCGCGCGGATCGGCATCCGGCTGGGCGATCTCGCCGAGGAGGCGCATCTCGCGGAGCAGCTGCAGTTCATCGCCGCGCGGAAGAGCGCGCTGCTGCGCGGCGTCTACGGCCACGAGGCGATCGAGCCCGGTACCTTGATCGCGGCGTGCGCGCGGTGGGCCGCGCGCCTCAAGCCCTACATCACGAACACCCATCCGCTCGTGCAGGAAGCGCTGCGCGCGAACCGCGTCGTGCTGCTCGAGGGCCAGCTCGGGGTGATGCGCGATCTCGACTGGGGGCTCTACCCGTTTGTGACCTCGTCCACCACGCTGCCGGGCGGCGCGAGCGCGGGGGCCGGGATTCCGCCGGCGCGGATCACACGCGTGCTCGGCGTCGCCAAGGCCTACACGACCGCGGTGGGCGCCGGTCCGATGCCGACCGAGCTCGCCGACGAGACCGGCGACCGGATGCGGGAGCTGGGTCAGGAATACGGCGCGACGACGCGCCGGCCCCGGCGGTGCGGCTGGTTCGACGGGGTGGCGGCGCGGTTCGCCGCGGAGGTCGCGGGGTTCACGCACCTCGCCGTGATGAAGCTCGACATCTTCGACACGTTCGAGACGGTCCGGCTCGGCGTCGCGTACCGCCTCGGCGACCGGACGCTCCATACGGTGCCCCACACCGCGTTGATGGCGAAGGCGGAGCCGGTGTACGAGGACCTGCCCGGCTGGCGCTGCCCGACGCACGGCGCGCGCCGGCTCACCGACCTGCCCGTCGAAGCGCGTACGTTTCTGCGCCGGATCGAGGAAATCGTCGGGGTGCCGATCGCGATGATCGGCGTGGGGCCCGAGCGATCGGACGTCATCTTCGGCCTGGAGGGCTTTCAGTGA
- the purE gene encoding 5-(carboxyamino)imidazole ribonucleotide mutase, producing the protein MTRAATGPRVLIVMGSDSDLPVMQEAGRVLTEFGVLFEMTVASAHRSPERAATYAREAEGRGVGVIIAGAGGAAHLAGAVAAYTALPVIGVPLAGSAVNGLDALLATVQMPAGVPVATVAIGGARNAGLLAVQILATADAGLRERYHAYKDRLAREVEEKAARIAAAVPGSVGMAPPAGDAARSEKR; encoded by the coding sequence ATGACGAGAGCGGCCACGGGACCGCGTGTGTTGATCGTGATGGGGAGCGACTCGGATCTGCCGGTGATGCAGGAGGCCGGCCGCGTGCTCACCGAGTTCGGCGTGCTGTTCGAGATGACGGTGGCGTCCGCGCACCGCTCGCCCGAGCGCGCCGCGACGTACGCGCGCGAGGCCGAGGGCCGGGGCGTCGGGGTCATCATCGCCGGCGCCGGCGGCGCCGCGCATCTTGCGGGCGCCGTGGCCGCGTACACCGCGCTGCCGGTGATCGGCGTGCCGCTCGCGGGGTCCGCGGTGAACGGGCTCGACGCGCTGCTCGCGACCGTGCAGATGCCGGCCGGCGTGCCCGTCGCGACGGTCGCGATCGGCGGAGCCCGCAACGCCGGACTGCTGGCCGTGCAGATTCTCGCGACGGCCGACGCGGGGCTGCGCGAGCGCTACCACGCCTACAAGGACCGCCTCGCCCGCGAGGTCGAGGAGAAGGCCGCGCGGATTGCCGCGGCGGTGCCGGGAAGCGTCGGGATGGCGCCCCCTGCCGGCGACGCGGCGCGATCGGAGAAGCGCTGA
- the purD gene encoding phosphoribosylamine--glycine ligase: MSVLVVGSGGREHALAWALAQEDRTTTPFCAPGNPGIASVATCIPCSPLDFDTLAGEATRRGIALTIVGPEAPLAAGFVDAFAVRGLRAFGPTRDAAAIESSKIFMKSLCRRYEIPTAEARTFDDVVPALEYVRRAGRPLVIKADGLAAGKGVVMARSADEAAAAVEEMMTGRRFGDAGARVVVEEWLEGREVSVFGLSDGVHVVPLLPARDYKRLLDGDRGPNTGSMGGYAPADSWACGASQSAPATMSSKPEPAVDDAMLGRITDEILEPAIWAMAQEGRPYRGVLFAGLMLTAAGPRVLEFNARFGDPEAQLLMPLLASGLRDAAEAALAGRVDRWAPRWRPGYTLCVTLCASGYPERPRSGMPIDGIEAAQALPGVLVFHAGTAMRDGRLVVSGGRVLNVVAMGQTLEDARDRAYRAAALINFEGKTLRRDIGSDEIVPHDVAHDVREVTQA; encoded by the coding sequence ATGTCCGTCCTCGTCGTCGGGTCCGGTGGCAGGGAGCACGCGCTCGCGTGGGCCCTCGCACAGGAAGACCGGACGACCACACCGTTCTGTGCTCCCGGCAATCCCGGCATCGCCTCCGTCGCGACCTGCATCCCGTGTTCGCCGCTCGATTTCGACACGCTGGCCGGCGAAGCCACCCGGCGCGGGATCGCCCTCACGATCGTCGGCCCCGAGGCGCCGCTCGCCGCGGGATTCGTCGATGCCTTTGCCGTCCGCGGGCTTCGCGCGTTCGGCCCGACGCGCGACGCGGCGGCGATCGAGTCCAGCAAGATCTTCATGAAATCCCTCTGCCGCCGCTACGAGATCCCTACCGCTGAAGCGCGCACGTTCGATGATGTCGTTCCCGCGCTCGAGTACGTGCGGCGCGCGGGCCGGCCCCTCGTCATCAAGGCGGACGGACTCGCCGCGGGCAAGGGCGTCGTGATGGCCCGGTCGGCGGACGAGGCGGCGGCCGCGGTCGAGGAGATGATGACCGGGCGCCGGTTTGGCGACGCGGGCGCGCGCGTCGTGGTGGAGGAGTGGCTGGAGGGGCGCGAGGTCAGCGTCTTCGGCCTGAGCGACGGCGTCCACGTGGTGCCGCTGCTGCCCGCGCGCGATTACAAGCGTCTCCTCGACGGCGATCGCGGTCCCAACACCGGCAGCATGGGCGGATACGCGCCGGCCGACTCTTGGGCCTGCGGCGCGAGCCAGAGCGCGCCAGCAACCATGTCATCAAAACCCGAGCCGGCCGTCGATGACGCGATGCTGGGCCGGATCACCGACGAGATCCTCGAGCCGGCGATCTGGGCGATGGCCCAGGAGGGGCGGCCGTACCGCGGGGTGCTCTTCGCCGGGCTGATGCTCACGGCGGCGGGGCCGCGCGTGCTCGAGTTCAACGCTCGCTTCGGCGATCCGGAGGCGCAGCTGCTGATGCCGCTGCTGGCGTCGGGCCTGCGGGACGCCGCGGAGGCTGCGCTCGCGGGACGCGTCGACCGATGGGCGCCGCGCTGGCGCCCGGGCTATACGCTGTGCGTGACGCTGTGCGCCTCCGGGTACCCCGAACGGCCGCGGAGCGGCATGCCGATCGACGGGATCGAGGCCGCGCAGGCGCTGCCCGGCGTGCTCGTGTTCCACGCGGGCACCGCGATGCGGGACGGCCGGCTCGTCGTGTCCGGCGGCCGCGTGCTCAACGTCGTTGCGATGGGACAGACGCTCGAGGACGCCCGCGACCGCGCCTACCGCGCCGCCGCGCTCATCAACTTCGAGGGCAAGACGCTTCGCCGGGACATCGGATCGGACGAGATCGTCCCGCATGACGTCGCGCATGATGTCCGTGAGGTGACGCAGGCATGA
- the fabF gene encoding beta-ketoacyl-ACP synthase II — protein sequence MIKPVITGIGALTPVGLSAPETWAGLLAGRSGVGPVTRFDASPYPVRIAAEVSGFDPIAVMSRKQARRTARFAQLAVAASHEALLDARLDVIPENRDRIGVAIATALGGIDMIDAEAAHLYGGRPDRVRPLLLPMLIGNMAASAVTIRFGTRGPSTTSVGACAAGTIALMEARRWIMDGDADCVLAGGTEAAITPTVWAALCSVGALSRRNDAPQQASRPFDRDRDGFVFGEGAVVFVVEREDIARAREARIYAELAGAALTSDAHHETAPHPDGTMAAAAIRLCLRDAGARPGDVDLVVAHGTGTPLNDVAETLAIKSALGARARAIPVTAPKSMVGHLIGAAGALAAMTGVLAIRDGMVPPTINLEHPDPACDLDYVPLTARRAPVRLAVANAFGFGGQNCVVAVRAPAPR from the coding sequence GTGATCAAGCCCGTCATCACGGGAATCGGGGCACTGACCCCGGTCGGCCTCTCGGCGCCAGAGACCTGGGCCGGGCTCCTGGCCGGCCGGAGCGGTGTCGGGCCGGTCACCCGCTTCGACGCGTCTCCCTACCCCGTCCGCATCGCCGCGGAGGTCTCGGGGTTCGACCCCATCGCGGTGATGAGCCGGAAGCAGGCGCGCCGGACCGCGCGGTTCGCGCAGCTCGCCGTCGCCGCCTCGCACGAGGCGCTGCTCGACGCGCGGCTCGACGTGATCCCCGAGAACCGCGATCGGATCGGCGTCGCGATCGCGACCGCCCTCGGCGGCATCGACATGATCGACGCGGAGGCGGCCCATCTCTACGGCGGGCGGCCGGATCGCGTCAGGCCGTTGCTGCTGCCGATGCTCATCGGCAACATGGCTGCGTCCGCCGTCACGATTCGCTTCGGCACGCGCGGCCCGTCGACCACCTCGGTCGGCGCGTGCGCGGCCGGCACAATCGCGCTGATGGAAGCCCGCCGCTGGATCATGGACGGCGACGCGGACTGCGTCCTCGCCGGCGGCACCGAAGCGGCGATCACGCCGACGGTGTGGGCGGCGCTGTGCTCGGTCGGCGCGCTCAGCCGCCGCAACGACGCGCCGCAGCAGGCCAGCCGGCCGTTCGACCGCGACCGGGACGGCTTCGTCTTCGGCGAAGGCGCCGTCGTGTTCGTCGTGGAGCGCGAGGACATCGCGCGCGCGCGCGAAGCCCGCATCTACGCGGAACTGGCCGGCGCCGCGCTGACGAGCGACGCGCATCACGAGACCGCGCCGCATCCGGACGGGACGATGGCCGCCGCCGCGATCCGCCTCTGCCTGCGGGACGCGGGCGCGCGGCCGGGCGACGTGGATCTCGTTGTGGCCCACGGCACCGGAACCCCGCTCAACGACGTCGCCGAGACGCTGGCGATCAAGTCTGCGCTCGGCGCCCGCGCCCGGGCCATCCCGGTCACCGCGCCGAAGAGCATGGTCGGACACCTCATCGGCGCGGCCGGCGCGCTCGCGGCGATGACCGGCGTGCTCGCGATCCGCGACGGCATGGTGCCGCCCACGATCAACCTCGAACACCCGGATCCCGCGTGCGACCTCGACTACGTGCCCCTCACCGCGCGCCGTGCGCCGGTGCGGCTCGCCGTCGCGAACGCCTTCGGCTTCGGCGGGCAGAACTGTGTGGTGGCGGTGCGGGCGCCCGCGCCTCGGTAG
- a CDS encoding SDR family oxidoreductase, with the protein MFRGLVEGKVALVTGAGRGIGRATALLFADAGADVVVHFNRSREAAEAVAAAVESRGRRAAAIAADLEKPEDITRLFDETAERFGVLDAFVANHAATAFKSTLDAKPHHLQRTFDLIVRSLALCAQRAVPLMAGRAGAIVTIGGQGTVEALPNYAILASAKSAMETWTRYLAYELAGRGITANCVSPGVIATDSARFYGGDRYAEFDRLVSEFTPAGRMGAPEDVAAAVVFLCSPAARFITGQTIVVDGGLGLVAAPFEQFRRGGAQT; encoded by the coding sequence GTGTTCAGGGGCCTCGTTGAAGGAAAGGTCGCGCTCGTCACCGGCGCCGGACGCGGGATCGGGCGCGCCACGGCGCTGCTCTTCGCGGACGCCGGCGCCGACGTCGTCGTGCACTTCAACCGCAGCCGCGAGGCGGCGGAGGCGGTCGCGGCCGCGGTCGAGTCCCGGGGACGGCGCGCCGCGGCGATCGCCGCCGACCTCGAGAAGCCCGAGGACATCACCCGCCTCTTCGACGAGACCGCGGAGCGCTTTGGGGTCCTCGACGCGTTCGTCGCCAACCACGCGGCGACCGCGTTCAAATCCACGCTCGACGCGAAGCCGCACCATCTCCAGCGCACCTTCGACCTGATCGTCCGGTCGCTCGCGCTGTGCGCGCAGCGCGCGGTGCCGCTGATGGCGGGGCGCGCGGGCGCGATCGTCACCATCGGCGGGCAGGGGACGGTCGAGGCCCTGCCCAACTATGCGATCCTGGCCTCGGCGAAGAGCGCGATGGAGACCTGGACGCGGTACCTCGCCTACGAACTCGCCGGCCGCGGGATCACCGCCAACTGCGTGAGCCCCGGGGTGATCGCGACCGATTCGGCGCGGTTCTACGGCGGCGACCGCTACGCCGAGTTCGACCGGCTGGTCTCCGAGTTCACGCCGGCCGGCCGGATGGGCGCGCCGGAGGACGTCGCGGCCGCGGTCGTGTTCCTGTGCAGCCCCGCGGCGCGGTTCATCACCGGACAGACCATCGTGGTCGACGGCGGCCTCGGACTGGTCGCGGCGCCGTTCGAACAGTTCCGCCGCGGAGGAGCACAGACATGA
- a CDS encoding CoA-transferase: MSKVLTSDEVVARIPDGARVAIGGSSLSRKPMALVRALARSDRKDLRLIVNVGGPEVDLLIGTGKVTEVIYAFVGFEVMGLAPHFRRARQDGSVRFQEWSEFTIMAGLDATIKRVPFLPTRSALGTDLLKVNHAFKLFQDPFNGETLVAVPALRPDVALLHVNLADPQGNGVVLGDGHMDALCAKAASQTFLSAEQILLPERLQTYGRDVHIFRTVVTGVVESRWGAHFTGCAPDYRADLNHVREYLAAARDRSSWHEYLEKYVFVDDREYAKRLGGEHMLGERLRV, encoded by the coding sequence ATGAGCAAAGTTCTCACCAGCGACGAAGTCGTCGCGCGCATTCCCGACGGGGCCCGCGTCGCGATCGGGGGCTCGTCCCTGTCGCGCAAGCCGATGGCGCTCGTGCGCGCGCTCGCGCGCAGCGACCGCAAGGACCTGCGCCTGATCGTGAACGTCGGCGGGCCGGAAGTGGACCTGCTCATCGGCACCGGCAAGGTCACGGAGGTGATCTACGCCTTCGTCGGCTTCGAGGTGATGGGGCTCGCCCCGCACTTCCGCCGCGCGCGCCAGGACGGCTCGGTCCGGTTCCAGGAGTGGTCGGAGTTCACGATCATGGCCGGCCTCGACGCGACGATCAAGCGCGTGCCGTTCCTGCCGACGCGCTCGGCGCTTGGGACCGACCTCCTCAAAGTGAACCACGCCTTCAAGCTGTTCCAGGATCCGTTCAACGGCGAGACCCTCGTCGCCGTGCCGGCGCTGCGTCCCGACGTCGCCCTGCTCCACGTCAACCTCGCCGACCCGCAGGGCAACGGGGTCGTCCTCGGCGACGGCCACATGGACGCGCTGTGCGCGAAGGCCGCCTCACAGACGTTTCTGTCCGCGGAGCAGATCCTGCTCCCGGAGCGGCTGCAGACCTACGGCCGGGACGTGCACATCTTCCGCACCGTCGTGACCGGCGTGGTGGAGTCGCGGTGGGGCGCCCACTTCACGGGCTGCGCGCCGGACTATCGCGCGGACCTCAACCACGTGCGCGAGTACCTCGCCGCGGCGCGGGACCGGTCGTCGTGGCACGAGTACCTCGAGAAGTACGTGTTCGTCGACGACCGTGAGTACGCGAAGCGGCTCGGCGGCGAGCACATGCTCGGCGAGCGCCTGCGCGTGTAG
- a CDS encoding CoA-transferase, producing MSQHTIDELIITCMARELRGEVLVSSVTAFGALAAHLARSTHAPELAVLSTPESGMDVAALPTLTLGQFLTDNQRAIPLTMEEIFDNIFSDRFRIWINPAQIDEQGSVNISAIGPWEKPKVALVGSRGIPEDTSHLSQGLYYLTQHTPRSVVAKVDFVSGAGWTEERRKYLGAHGAPTCLVTDLGVFGWDPESGRMVVQSLHHGVTPERVREQTGFPIQIPAGVRTTEPPSEEEVRIIRAGDPLEVRKLEALAGPDAAEKFAAIYERERQTLHAAWPRRRH from the coding sequence ATGTCGCAGCATACGATCGACGAACTGATCATCACGTGCATGGCGCGGGAGCTGCGGGGCGAAGTCCTCGTGAGCTCGGTGACGGCGTTTGGCGCGCTGGCCGCGCATCTGGCGCGCAGCACCCACGCGCCGGAGCTCGCGGTGCTCTCCACGCCGGAGTCCGGCATGGACGTCGCGGCGCTCCCCACGCTGACGCTCGGACAGTTCCTAACCGACAACCAGCGCGCGATTCCGCTCACGATGGAGGAGATCTTCGACAACATCTTCTCCGACCGGTTCCGGATCTGGATCAATCCGGCGCAGATCGACGAGCAGGGCAGCGTCAACATCTCCGCGATCGGGCCCTGGGAGAAGCCGAAGGTCGCGCTGGTCGGGTCCCGCGGGATTCCGGAGGACACGAGCCACCTGTCGCAGGGCCTCTACTACCTCACCCAGCACACGCCGCGGAGCGTCGTCGCCAAGGTCGACTTCGTCAGCGGCGCCGGCTGGACCGAGGAGCGGCGCAAATACCTTGGCGCCCACGGCGCGCCGACGTGCCTCGTCACCGACCTCGGGGTGTTCGGCTGGGATCCTGAGAGCGGTCGCATGGTCGTGCAATCGCTCCATCACGGGGTGACCCCCGAGCGCGTCCGCGAGCAGACGGGGTTCCCGATCCAGATACCCGCCGGCGTGCGCACGACCGAGCCGCCGTCGGAAGAGGAAGTCCGCATCATCCGCGCCGGCGACCCGCTCGAGGTGCGCAAGCTCGAGGCCCTCGCCGGCCCCGACGCGGCGGAGAAGTTCGCGGCGATCTACGAGCGGGAGCGTCAGACCCTGCACGCGGCGTGGCCCCGGCGGCGCCATTAG
- a CDS encoding 3-oxoacyl-ACP reductase family protein: MPEQHRTLSGRRAAVTGGGRGIGRATALRLAQLGADVAVIARTQSQLETVARELEQHGVRGLAVPADLTTSAACRQAIETVERALGGVEILVNNAGWTLTSPFLEETEAYWRRVVDSNLWSTIFCSRAALEWMAGHGGGAIVNVASDAGRVGTAGETVYAAAKGGVIAFTRSLAREAASRGVRVNCVSPGPTETEVLAENRGDPAQAGRIERMIRLIPMRRVAQPDEIAEAVAFFCTDASRYITGQVLSVSGGLTMV, encoded by the coding sequence GTGCCGGAACAGCACAGGACCCTGAGCGGCCGCCGCGCGGCGGTCACAGGCGGGGGCCGCGGCATCGGCCGCGCGACCGCGCTGCGGCTCGCCCAGCTCGGCGCCGACGTCGCCGTGATCGCGCGCACCCAGAGCCAGCTCGAGACCGTCGCCCGCGAACTCGAACAGCACGGTGTGCGCGGCTTGGCCGTCCCGGCCGATCTCACCACCTCGGCCGCGTGCCGACAGGCGATCGAGACCGTCGAGCGCGCGCTGGGCGGCGTGGAGATTCTCGTCAACAACGCCGGGTGGACGCTCACGTCGCCGTTTCTGGAGGAGACCGAGGCGTACTGGCGGCGGGTCGTGGACAGCAACCTCTGGAGCACGATCTTCTGCTCGCGCGCCGCGCTCGAGTGGATGGCCGGGCACGGCGGCGGCGCCATCGTGAACGTGGCGAGCGACGCGGGTCGCGTGGGGACCGCGGGCGAGACGGTGTACGCGGCGGCGAAGGGCGGCGTGATCGCGTTCACCCGCTCGCTCGCGCGCGAGGCCGCCTCGCGCGGGGTCCGTGTGAACTGTGTGTCGCCGGGCCCGACCGAGACCGAGGTCCTCGCGGAGAACCGCGGCGATCCGGCGCAGGCGGGGCGGATCGAGCGGATGATCCGCCTGATTCCAATGCGGCGGGTCGCCCAGCCCGACGAGATCGCCGAGGCGGTGGCCTTCTTCTGTACCGACGCCTCCCGCTACATCACGGGGCAGGTGCTGAGCGTCTCCGGCGGCCTGACAATGGTATGA